The window AATGTCCTTCCCATAGTTTCTTTTTTACATCTGGAAACTCTCGAAATATCAGCCTTGCAGAAACGGATTTCAGGCTATTTACAAACTTGGAAGGCTGTATTTGAGGTTTACTGGAAAAGAGGATATGTATATGGTCAATAGCAGTTTCCTGTTCAATAATTTCTACACCGAAGGCTTTGGCAACATCAAGGTTGATTGCTTTCAATCTTGCAGAAATAGTATCTGTAAGAACTTTTTGTCTATATTTCACACAAGCAACATAGTGGAACTGAAGGCAGTAAACAGAGTGGTTTCCTTTATCAAATTTGTATTTCATAGGTATAATTATAGTAGAACTGAAAAACAATGTCAAGCAAATTCGCCGATTCATCCCTTCCCTTATAGAAGGGAACTTCTTGGCAGGAGAGTTAAAAAGATTACCACGCAATGCGGATTATGTTTTTTTTCATCCTCCCTATTATAACATCATAGCTTACTCAGGCGAGGTATGGGGAAAAACACCGCATCCCGACGATCTTTCAAGGTGCGGTTCACCAGAGGAATTCCTGCAAAAGCTCGAGATAGCGCTATTGAATATTTACGAGGCAGTCTGCAAGGGAGGAAATTATTCAGTGCTTATGGGCGATGTGAGAAAAAACGGATGGTACTGGTCGTTACAGTCAGATATTATTCAGTTTGCTCCAGGGAAACTTGAAGGAATAGTTATCAAGGCGCAGCATAACTGCGACAGCGCTAACAAAAACTATGCCGGAGGGTTTATCCCTATCTATCACGAGTATATACTAAACTTCAAAAAAGAGAACTTTGTGGTAAGTTTGCTTGAA is drawn from Pseudomonadota bacterium and contains these coding sequences:
- the tnpA gene encoding IS200/IS605 family transposase, encoding MKYKFDKGNHSVYCLQFHYVACVKYRQKVLTDTISARLKAINLDVAKAFGVEIIEQETAIDHIHILFSSKPQIQPSKFVNSLKSVSARLIFREFPDVKKKLWEGHFWSPSYFLASTGQVTLEDLKRYVENQNA